A segment of the Candidatus Andeanibacterium colombiense genome:
TTCGCTCGGACGGTTCGCCGGTCTGGATCAACCTGACCGTCGCGCTGGTCCGCAAGCCCGACGGACGCCCGCATTTTTTCGTCTCGACCATCGAGGACATTTCCGCCCGGCGGGCGGCCGAGGCCGATGCGGTCCACGATCCGCTGACCGGGCTGCTCAACCGCCGCGGCGCCCTCGCCCAGCTCAAGCACGCGATGAGCGAACAGGGCGCGTGGCAGCACGGGGTCGCGGCGGCCTTCATCGACCTCGACGGGTTCAAGGCGGTCAACGACACGTTCGGCCATGACGAGGGCGACCGGTGCCTGATCAAGATCGCCGCGGGCCTGCGCAAGGCGCTGCGCAGCGACGACGTGATCGCGCGGATGGGCGGCGACGAATTCCTCGCGCTGTTTCCGGCGTCGTCCGAAGAGGCGGTCAAGGATGTGCTGCTGCGCATCCAGCGCGAGATCGATTGCGTCGCCCAGGGGGAAAGCTGGAGCATCAGCGCCAGCCTCGGCGTCGCACTGGTGCCGCCGGGTGCGCAGCTTGCGCCGAACAGGGTGATCGCCGAGGCCGACCGGCTGATGTATCGTGCGAAGCAATCGGGCGACCGCCGCCCGCTGGTCGCTACCGTGCCCCGGACGGGCTCGTCGGCCGCGGCTGCCTAGACAGCGCGTAAGTCAGCCCTGTAACCACCAGCGCGACCCCCGCGAGGATCAGGAAGGCGAGCGAGTTGTCGCCCTCGTTCGCGCCGCGCAACCTTCCGAGCATGTCCGGACCGACGAAGCCGCCGAGCTGCGAGATCGCGTTGATCCACCCGATCCCGGCCGCTGCAGCGATCCCCGAGAGGAATGCGGTCGGCAAGGTCCAGAACACCGCCAGCCACGCGAGTCCGCCCGCGGCGACCATCGCCAGCGCGAGCACCGAGACCACCGCCGAATGGCCGGCGACCGCGAGCAGCACGCAGCCGAGCGCCGCGACCAGCGACGAGCCGATCGCGTGCCAGCGGCGCTCGCCGGTGCGATCCGAACTCCAGGCGACCAGCACCATCGCGATCGCGCCGATCCCCCACGGGATCATCGAGACCAGCCCGACGAGGAAATAGTCGTTCTTCGGAATGCCGATCTCCTGCACGATCGTCGGCAGCCAATAGTTCAGCGCATTGGCGTAAACCCCGCGCGAAAAGTCCGCGAGGCCCGCCGCCCACACGCGCCAGTCGGTGAAGACGTGGCGCAGGGTGTGGCTCTGGCGGTGGGCGGCATTGCCCGCGCGATCCTCGGCCAGACGGCGTTCGACCAACGCGCGCTCGTCATCGTCCAGCCAACCCGCGTCCTTTGGCCGATCGGGCAGTTTCGCCAGCACGAGAAAGCC
Coding sequences within it:
- a CDS encoding MFS transporter, which translates into the protein MLAKLPDRPKDAGWLDDDERALVERRLAEDRAGNAAHRQSHTLRHVFTDWRVWAAGLADFSRGVYANALNYWLPTIVQEIGIPKNDYFLVGLVSMIPWGIGAIAMVLVAWSSDRTGERRWHAIGSSLVAALGCVLLAVAGHSAVVSVLALAMVAAGGLAWLAVFWTLPTAFLSGIAAAAGIGWINAISQLGGFVGPDMLGRLRGANEGDNSLAFLILAGVALVVTGLTYALSRQPRPTSPSGAR